From the genome of Anopheles moucheti chromosome 3, idAnoMoucSN_F20_07, whole genome shotgun sequence, one region includes:
- the LOC128305365 gene encoding Krueppel homolog 1-like isoform X1, with product MKKGVETATTTKVVAAAAAAAAAASFADNVDLWAQQDWIKNILSKSGTEIKEVPAEDLCKMVYYSGLPLLMTQQQQQQQQQQQQLQHGPDGTMLQLNYNDANSAEQYAVPGQPSRNGTLNGYQPQQQHHTISLTNGLTISNGPQSCNSSNGSSSSNGNGQLTIMLNPPVQGQSANHQPSMLPGTYGAPMSPLEEKRASSSPEQPAYPAQLSSPPASSKFRCDQCNISFGSKSAHTSHMKSHAKQQQASEKMPVAKLAESAIVSGASTAGTGSLGTQQPDPYQCDVCKKTFAVPARLVRHYRTHTGERPFECEFCHKMFSVKENLQVHRRIHTKERPYKCEICGRAFEHSGKLHRHMRIHTGERPHKCNVCGKTFIQSGQLVIHMRTHTGEKPYKCPVEGCGKGFTCSKQLKVHSRTHTGEKPYHCDICFRDFGYNHVLKLHRVQHYGAKCYKCTICDETFKSKKEMEAHIKGHANELPDDEEGAEGGCKQEDSAGGTERSAASSAVEVPSGGNSNSNSNSSFEYSSSMSHTEGTEHAPSSDEPSGQSSGVSRFTILKSSSPSPPSTASSSVGINDDGQLASVDEEDDEEDDADEDEMDHKQVPPYDTMAHSFDQSLQRAYGSMPTGGVAPALLAAASIAAAVENGCTEVKFCPDIKPQRSISPVQPAALSITRVTPPPSSGSSSSSSSSSSVLSIPPAVGASSTLLEPTGTGVTATSGQFMYEPLAIMKHHGYFAPASQITEYRSSSDIVRQVEAAIAGTENLLTPPRSSPESPDRSSSPESDSVLMADRDNNTLPPRKRKLYFKDSQQQSSGPKMASVGTVTSQHYGVVQQSIGLQHQQQQQQQQTLPLDVHSGHHQQHFHHHQIPPQQHVSESHHQAGQQAHYSHQQCTDEERPVKLEVLRNVSPCHREQRQPSPTPTTQPQVATTVIRMSSVIQYANKSS from the exons ATCTATGCAAAATGGTGTACTATTCTGGCCTTCCCCTGCTGATgacgcaacaacagcagcagcagcaacagcagcagcagcaacttcaACATGGTCCGGATGGTACAATGCTGCAGCTTAACTACAACGATGCAAATAGTGCGGAACAGTACGCGGTACCGGGGCAGCCATCTCGCAACGGTACCTTGAATGGCTACCaaccccagcaacaacatcacacGATCAGCCTCACCAATGGGCTAACGATCAGCAACGGACCGCAGAGTTGtaacagcagcaacggcagcagtagtagtaatgGTAACGGTCAACTGACCATCATGCTTAATCCACCGGTGCAGGGCCAGTCAGCGAACCACCAGCCATCAATGCTGCCCGGAACGTACGGGGCACCGATGTCACCGCTGGAAGAGAAAAGAGCATCCTCTTCCCCGGAGCAACCGGCTTATCCGGCGCAGCTGAGCAGTCCGCCGGCCAGTTCCAAGTTTCGCTGCGACCAGTGCAACATTAGCTTTGGCAGCAAAAGCGCACACACCAGCCATATGAAATCTCATGCCAAACAGCAGCAGGCGAGCGAGAAGATGCCGGTGGCCAAGCTCGCGGAGTCAGCGATAGTCAGCGGAGCCAGCACCGCCGGTACCGGTTCGCTCGGCACGCAACAACCCGACCCGTACCAGTGTGATGTGTGCAAGAAAACGTTTGCCGTGCCGGCACGGTTAGTGCGGCACTATCGCACCCACACCGGTGAGCGGCCGTTCGAGTGCGAATTTTGCCATAAGATGTTTAGCGTGAAGGAAAATCTGCAAGTGCACCGGCGGATCCACACGAAGGAGCGGCCGTACAAGTGTGAGATCTGTGGCCGGGCGTTCGAGCACAGCGGAAAGCTGCACCGGCACATGCGCATCCATACCGGCGAGCGGCCACACAAATGTAACGTGTGCGGAAAAACGTTCATACAGTCGGGCCAGCTTGTCATTCACATGCGAACACATACCG GTGAAAAACCATACAAATGCCCAGTGGAGGGTTGCGGTAAGGGATTTACCTGTAGCAAACAGCTGAAGGTACACTCCCGGACGCATACGGGTGAAAAGCCGTACCATTGTGATATCTGTTTCCGGGACTTTGGCTACAACCACGTACTGAAGCTGCACCGTGTGCAGCATTACGGAGCCAAATGCTACAAGTGCACGATCTGCGACGAAACGTTTAAGAGCAAGAAGGAAATGGAGGCTCACATTAAGGGTCACGCCAATGAGCTGCCGGATGATGAAGAGGGAGCGGAAGGTGGATGCAAGCAGGAGGATTCGGCTGGTGGAACTGAACGGTCAGCAGCATCCTCGGCGGTGGAGGTACCATCCGGTGGCAATAGcaatagcaacagcaacagctcgTTCGAGTATTCCTCCAGCATGAGCCACACCGAGGGTACGGAACATGCGCCGTCTAGTGATGAACCTTCCGGGCAGAGTTCGGGTGTGAGCCGCTTTACGATTCTGAAATCATCCTCACCGTCTCCACCGTCGACGGCATCATCGTCCGTGGGCATAAACGACGACGGTCAGCTGGCCAGTGTTGATGAGGAGGATGACGAAGAAGACGATGCCGATGAGGATGAGATGGATCATAAGCAAGTACCGCCGTACGACACAATGGCCCATTCGTTCGATCAGTCATTACAACGCGCCTACGGTAGTATGCCGACCGGCGGTGTTGCTCCCGCACTGCTGGCGGCTGCATCCATTGCGGCTGCGGTAGAAAATGGCTGCACCGAGGTGAAGTTCTGTCCCGATATAAAGCCGCAGCGTTCGATCTCACCAGTACAACCGGCTGCCCTTTCCATCACCAGAGtcacaccaccaccgtccTCCGGCTCAtcgtcctcctcttcctcgtcCTCATCGGTCCTGTCGATCCCACCGGCCGTAGGTGCCTCATCTACGCTTCTCGAACCGACCGGTACGGGTGTAACGGCCACATCGGGTCAGTTCATGTACGAACCCCTAGCCATTATGAAGCACCATGGATACTTTGCACCGGCATCACAAATTACAGAATATCG CTCATCCAGTGATATTGTGCGCCAGGTGGAGGCGGCCATTGCTGGTACGGAAAATCTGCTTACACCACCGCGTTCCTCACCGGAGTCACCCGATCGCTCATCCTCACCCGAATCCGATTCAGTATTAATGGCCGACAGGGACAACAACACGTTGCCGCCGCGCAAACGGAAACTGTACTTCAAGGACAGTCAGCAGCAATCGTCCGGTCCGAAGATGGCGTCGGTAGGTACGGTGACGTCACAGCATTACGGTGTCGTACAGCAGTCGATCGGTctacagcatcagcagcagcagcagcagcagcaaaccttACCCCTGGATGTTCATTCCGGCCATCATCAACAGCATTTCCATCACCATCAAATTCCACCCCAGCAGCACGTATCGGAGAGCCACCACCAGGCGGGTCAGCAGGCCCACTATTCGCACCAGCAATGTACGGACGAGGAACGGCCCGTAAAGCTGGAAGTGCTGCGGAATGTGTCACCGTGCCACCGGGAACAGCGGCAACCATCgccaacaccaacaacacaaCCTCAGGTGGCCACCACCGTGATACGGATGAGCTCCGTCATCCAGTACGCGAACAAGTCATCGTAG
- the LOC128305365 gene encoding Krueppel homolog 1-like isoform X2, whose protein sequence is MVYYSGLPLLMTQQQQQQQQQQQQLQHGPDGTMLQLNYNDANSAEQYAVPGQPSRNGTLNGYQPQQQHHTISLTNGLTISNGPQSCNSSNGSSSSNGNGQLTIMLNPPVQGQSANHQPSMLPGTYGAPMSPLEEKRASSSPEQPAYPAQLSSPPASSKFRCDQCNISFGSKSAHTSHMKSHAKQQQASEKMPVAKLAESAIVSGASTAGTGSLGTQQPDPYQCDVCKKTFAVPARLVRHYRTHTGERPFECEFCHKMFSVKENLQVHRRIHTKERPYKCEICGRAFEHSGKLHRHMRIHTGERPHKCNVCGKTFIQSGQLVIHMRTHTGEKPYKCPVEGCGKGFTCSKQLKVHSRTHTGEKPYHCDICFRDFGYNHVLKLHRVQHYGAKCYKCTICDETFKSKKEMEAHIKGHANELPDDEEGAEGGCKQEDSAGGTERSAASSAVEVPSGGNSNSNSNSSFEYSSSMSHTEGTEHAPSSDEPSGQSSGVSRFTILKSSSPSPPSTASSSVGINDDGQLASVDEEDDEEDDADEDEMDHKQVPPYDTMAHSFDQSLQRAYGSMPTGGVAPALLAAASIAAAVENGCTEVKFCPDIKPQRSISPVQPAALSITRVTPPPSSGSSSSSSSSSSVLSIPPAVGASSTLLEPTGTGVTATSGQFMYEPLAIMKHHGYFAPASQITEYRSSSDIVRQVEAAIAGTENLLTPPRSSPESPDRSSSPESDSVLMADRDNNTLPPRKRKLYFKDSQQQSSGPKMASVGTVTSQHYGVVQQSIGLQHQQQQQQQQTLPLDVHSGHHQQHFHHHQIPPQQHVSESHHQAGQQAHYSHQQCTDEERPVKLEVLRNVSPCHREQRQPSPTPTTQPQVATTVIRMSSVIQYANKSS, encoded by the exons ATGGTGTACTATTCTGGCCTTCCCCTGCTGATgacgcaacaacagcagcagcagcaacagcagcagcagcaacttcaACATGGTCCGGATGGTACAATGCTGCAGCTTAACTACAACGATGCAAATAGTGCGGAACAGTACGCGGTACCGGGGCAGCCATCTCGCAACGGTACCTTGAATGGCTACCaaccccagcaacaacatcacacGATCAGCCTCACCAATGGGCTAACGATCAGCAACGGACCGCAGAGTTGtaacagcagcaacggcagcagtagtagtaatgGTAACGGTCAACTGACCATCATGCTTAATCCACCGGTGCAGGGCCAGTCAGCGAACCACCAGCCATCAATGCTGCCCGGAACGTACGGGGCACCGATGTCACCGCTGGAAGAGAAAAGAGCATCCTCTTCCCCGGAGCAACCGGCTTATCCGGCGCAGCTGAGCAGTCCGCCGGCCAGTTCCAAGTTTCGCTGCGACCAGTGCAACATTAGCTTTGGCAGCAAAAGCGCACACACCAGCCATATGAAATCTCATGCCAAACAGCAGCAGGCGAGCGAGAAGATGCCGGTGGCCAAGCTCGCGGAGTCAGCGATAGTCAGCGGAGCCAGCACCGCCGGTACCGGTTCGCTCGGCACGCAACAACCCGACCCGTACCAGTGTGATGTGTGCAAGAAAACGTTTGCCGTGCCGGCACGGTTAGTGCGGCACTATCGCACCCACACCGGTGAGCGGCCGTTCGAGTGCGAATTTTGCCATAAGATGTTTAGCGTGAAGGAAAATCTGCAAGTGCACCGGCGGATCCACACGAAGGAGCGGCCGTACAAGTGTGAGATCTGTGGCCGGGCGTTCGAGCACAGCGGAAAGCTGCACCGGCACATGCGCATCCATACCGGCGAGCGGCCACACAAATGTAACGTGTGCGGAAAAACGTTCATACAGTCGGGCCAGCTTGTCATTCACATGCGAACACATACCG GTGAAAAACCATACAAATGCCCAGTGGAGGGTTGCGGTAAGGGATTTACCTGTAGCAAACAGCTGAAGGTACACTCCCGGACGCATACGGGTGAAAAGCCGTACCATTGTGATATCTGTTTCCGGGACTTTGGCTACAACCACGTACTGAAGCTGCACCGTGTGCAGCATTACGGAGCCAAATGCTACAAGTGCACGATCTGCGACGAAACGTTTAAGAGCAAGAAGGAAATGGAGGCTCACATTAAGGGTCACGCCAATGAGCTGCCGGATGATGAAGAGGGAGCGGAAGGTGGATGCAAGCAGGAGGATTCGGCTGGTGGAACTGAACGGTCAGCAGCATCCTCGGCGGTGGAGGTACCATCCGGTGGCAATAGcaatagcaacagcaacagctcgTTCGAGTATTCCTCCAGCATGAGCCACACCGAGGGTACGGAACATGCGCCGTCTAGTGATGAACCTTCCGGGCAGAGTTCGGGTGTGAGCCGCTTTACGATTCTGAAATCATCCTCACCGTCTCCACCGTCGACGGCATCATCGTCCGTGGGCATAAACGACGACGGTCAGCTGGCCAGTGTTGATGAGGAGGATGACGAAGAAGACGATGCCGATGAGGATGAGATGGATCATAAGCAAGTACCGCCGTACGACACAATGGCCCATTCGTTCGATCAGTCATTACAACGCGCCTACGGTAGTATGCCGACCGGCGGTGTTGCTCCCGCACTGCTGGCGGCTGCATCCATTGCGGCTGCGGTAGAAAATGGCTGCACCGAGGTGAAGTTCTGTCCCGATATAAAGCCGCAGCGTTCGATCTCACCAGTACAACCGGCTGCCCTTTCCATCACCAGAGtcacaccaccaccgtccTCCGGCTCAtcgtcctcctcttcctcgtcCTCATCGGTCCTGTCGATCCCACCGGCCGTAGGTGCCTCATCTACGCTTCTCGAACCGACCGGTACGGGTGTAACGGCCACATCGGGTCAGTTCATGTACGAACCCCTAGCCATTATGAAGCACCATGGATACTTTGCACCGGCATCACAAATTACAGAATATCG CTCATCCAGTGATATTGTGCGCCAGGTGGAGGCGGCCATTGCTGGTACGGAAAATCTGCTTACACCACCGCGTTCCTCACCGGAGTCACCCGATCGCTCATCCTCACCCGAATCCGATTCAGTATTAATGGCCGACAGGGACAACAACACGTTGCCGCCGCGCAAACGGAAACTGTACTTCAAGGACAGTCAGCAGCAATCGTCCGGTCCGAAGATGGCGTCGGTAGGTACGGTGACGTCACAGCATTACGGTGTCGTACAGCAGTCGATCGGTctacagcatcagcagcagcagcagcagcagcaaaccttACCCCTGGATGTTCATTCCGGCCATCATCAACAGCATTTCCATCACCATCAAATTCCACCCCAGCAGCACGTATCGGAGAGCCACCACCAGGCGGGTCAGCAGGCCCACTATTCGCACCAGCAATGTACGGACGAGGAACGGCCCGTAAAGCTGGAAGTGCTGCGGAATGTGTCACCGTGCCACCGGGAACAGCGGCAACCATCgccaacaccaacaacacaaCCTCAGGTGGCCACCACCGTGATACGGATGAGCTCCGTCATCCAGTACGCGAACAAGTCATCGTAG